Sequence from the Saccopteryx bilineata isolate mSacBil1 chromosome 6, mSacBil1_pri_phased_curated, whole genome shotgun sequence genome:
CACAAAAGGAATGTGTTTTAGTGTAAATAAGtgttaaaaacataaatgagGTGGAAGTGAAGTGAAAAAATGCTACTCTGAGTTTCCTTCAATATTTCTAAGATTCACACTTGCTGCTGATGGTGAAAGTCTCCTTAGCAAGAGACAAATTATTCATTGGAATGAAATTATACTTGCTTTTCAAAATggcagaggaaaaggaaaaaaagagccaAGTCTTTAAGTACCAAGTAAACATGATAAATACTTTATTAGTTTGGGCTCTTAAACTGTCAGTTTTCATATGTATGGGTTTTAGCCTTTGGAGTATAGCTTTTTAAAGACTCAACTCTTatgagatttatttttcaaatactttctaaaatgaacaacATCTCATCTAGAGTGCATAGTTCTATTCTTTTCAGGCATCAtgcttattttaatattgtacCATCCAGTCAAGTCATCCATCTGCTGACTCCTGATATTTTAATGACAAAGTTGGCATGACTGGATTCCAGGAAGCTTTGCCCTGGACAGACCCTTCTAACTTTCTGAAATGTCATTTAATATTATCCTACTTTATTACTCAACTGTCCACATGAGGGACAgtataatagaaaaatttaattttcgaGTCAGAGTTCATAAGATTCTGGATCGAAAATCTTTTTAAGAAAGTCCATTTCTACTGTAACTGGGTCACCCACATGTCATCCTCTTAACCTTCCTAATCAAATCAAGTAATGGTCATGTCTGTTAATCTGGATCCATCAACCCCTGTAAAACATGCTAAGTAATTTCATTCTATTATGATAAAAAATGCATAAGCTAACAATATTAGGAATATAAAACTGTAATTGGTGCTCACAAAATAAGTTCAGATTAGAATTTAGaacaaaatttttggaaaatataatgtCATCAAGAGCAGTCAGTGGATTCTGGATGTTTCATATTAACATACTGGGTGGATGTTTGTCTAAGACTCTTGAGTGACATTCAAAATCATTTGTACCTTTTATCCTGAGACTAAAATATCATTGGACCAAGTCACCTAGAATAATCTGAGTTAGCTCTActattgctttttgtttcttaaaaaaaaaaatttgccctggccggttggctcagcggtagagcgtcggcctagcgtgcggaggacccgggttcgattccggccagggcactcaggagaagcgcccgtttgcttctccacccctccgccgcactttccctctctgtctctctcttcccctcccgcagccaaggctccgttggagcaaagatggcccgggcgctggggatggctctgtggcctctgccccaggcactagagtggctctggtcgcaacatggcgacgcccaggatgggcagagcatcgccccctggtgggcagagcgtcgcccctggtgggcgtgccgggtggatcccggtcgggcgcatgcgggagtctgtctggctgtctctccctgtttccagcttcagaaaaatgaaaaaaaaaaattggcttaaAAGTGAATTATGAATTAGTGTTATTTGTTGCAGAGCCTCTCCATTGTGAGATAGATGTGGCAATTTTGGAAATCTCAGGTAGGATGGGTGTGTGGGCTGGGGCCAGCTCAGAAATGAGGCCGGCTCAAGTCTTTTCTTTCCAACTGCTACAGATAAGGTCGTGGGATCTAAAGCAGAGgaacttgccttttttttaagtgaaacactgggtcagtagattaacataaattTGACGATTACAACGTCTAAAACTCTGAATGTTCAGAATAAAATTACAGTGTGCTAATTTTATGCAGGAATGGACAGACCACAAATTACGCTGGAATCCTGATGAATATGGGGGAATTCATTCAATTAAAGTCCCATCAGAATCTCTCTGGCTTCCGGATATAGTGCTCTTTGAAAAGTAAGTACCCAGAAGAAAGGGACAGTGGAAAGATTAGGACTAGAAATAGAAAAGCCTggtttttgtaaaataattaagACAAAGGCACAACTGCAAGTAACAAGAGAATTGTTTCTTTTTGAGATATTGTTTGATTCTGTAGTAGGAAAGTAATCAAATACCGATAGTACAGtgtgggcaaaaaataaaaaagaaagaaagaaagaaaagaaaaaagaaacaaaaaaccaaaacaaagcaaaagattTGATAAGTGTTCAACTTACCATCAAAGCGAAACTATTTTTATTACAGTGCTGATGGACGTTTCGAAGGCTCCCTCATGACCAAAGTCATTGTGAAATCTAATGGGACTGTCATTTGGACCCCTCCTGCCAGTTATAAAAGTTCCTGCACCATGGACGTCACGTTTTTTCCATTTGACCGGCAAAACTGCTCCATGAAGTTTGGGTCCTGGACTTACGATGGCACTATGGTTGACCTCGTTCTGATGAATGAAAACGTCGACAGAAAAGACTTCTTTGATAATGGAGAATGGGAAATCCTAAATGCAAAAGGCATGAAGGGAAACAGGAGAGATGGTTTATATTCGTATCCATTCATCACATACTCCTTCGTCCTGCGCCGCCTGCCTCTGTTCTACACCCTCTTCCTGATTATCCCCTGCCTGGGACTCTCTTTTCTGACGGTTCTCGTGTTCTATCTACCTTCTGATGAAGGAGAGAAACTTTCCTTATCAACATCTGTTCTGGTTTCCCTGACAGTTTTTCTTTTAGTGATTGAGGAAATAATTCCATCTTCTTCAAAGGTCATTCCTCTCATTGGAGAGTACCTATTATTCATTATGATTTTCGTTACGCTGTCAATCATTGTTACCGTGTTTGTCATTAACGTTCACCACAGATCTTCTTCAACATACCATCCCATGGCTCCCTGGGTTAAGAGGCTATTTCTGCAAAAACTTCCTAAGTTACTTTGCATGAAGGGCCACGTGGACCGCTACTCTTTCCCAGATAAAGAAGAGAGTGAGCCAGTAGTGAAAGGTAAAGtcctagaaaaaaagaaacagaaacagttcAGTGATGGAGAAAAAGTGCTGATTACTTTCTTGGAAAAGGCTGCTGATTCCATTAGATACATCTCGAGGCACGTGAAGAAAGAGCATTTTATCAGCCAGGTGAGTAAACTGGTATTCATAATAGTGCTGCCTTTGAGGTGTGCAAAAGTGAATATTTTCACtttgatttataataaaatgctGTCATTGTTTAACATGTGCCATTATTAGCTCTTTGTTTTATGTGTATGACATTTAAAACAAGCCCtggaaaaatattacaaatggatTTTTAAGAAGTTCACAAAAACAGAAAGAGCAAAAGTAAAGCGATTATAGATTAAGTACTATTCCTTATGATTAGACTtgattctatttaaaataattcaattctGCATTTTAAATGGGCTATTCTGGTCGCTggtaatttctcatttttttttaaatggaatgatGGATATTTCTACCTATAGTATTTGGAAATAAAGGAACAGAAAGAATCAGATTTTTaaactaacataaaaatatagtgttacaaacaatattttggagagaggaaaCTTAGCttacagatttgaaaaaaaaaaagcatggactCAGATCCTATGTGACTTAAGACACGGAACATAATCCTCATATAGTAGAAATAGGACATTTATTTTCCCTTAAAAGATGAGAACTGGCCCATGCTTTAGACTTCTCTAGTTTCTCTGCTTGTTCTTGCTCTGACCTTGCCCTTAGCGGCTTCTTGCCCATTACATCCACCCCCTGACTTCCCTTCCTCCAAAGGGACTTGGTCTCCTCTCTCCCTTATGAATTCCTGTCATCTCCTGGTCAGTTCTCCTCCTTGGCAGTGTCTATCATTCTGTAGCAGTAGCAGCCAAAACCACACGCAGAGTTGAAGAAAAGTAAGCTTGTGACATGGGGCAATGGAATTCTTAATTGGTAAATTTGTGGTTCATTTCCTATGTAATATCAGGAAGCATCACACTGAGAGATACTGGTTTTTTATTTGTGTAAAAAATCAGGCTTGCCCCTTTCGAATCAGTAATGTTTACAAATACACCCTGATTctgttgtttctattttatatctTCAATGTTGCTGATAGTGTTCACAGGCTGTTTAGTTTGGGCACTGTTAGTGAAGTTACTGGGAAGAACCTGAGCCTATTTTGTGGGCGATGAGTTaggtgtgttttttaaaaacagatgggCTGCAAatctgaatatttctttttaaaaatctcttggaACGAATTCAGAGTGGTTGCCCAACATGGTAAATGGTAGGTATCCTTTTCTCTTTTGCAGGTGGTACAAGACTGGAAGTTCATAGCACAAGTTCTAGACCGCATCTTCCTGTGGCTCTTCCTGATGGTGTCAGTGACAGGCTCTGTTCTGATTTTTACCCCCGCTTTGAAGATGTGGCTACATAGTTACCACTAGGAACAAGTCTCCAGAGCAATCCAGTGTACATCCCATAAAGACAAAATTGCACCTTAGAACGGACATCTGGCTAGTATATTCGTACACTATACAAATGCGCATGCTTCCTGGGAGGgcctgcttcttcctcttcctcgtGGGAACTGAACCTTGGCCAGTGTGGGTTTGCCTGCAGTAACTTTGCAGTTGCCATCAGAGTGGGTTGGGTTTAGAACCTCCACAGGCCCCTGCCTTGGCTCCCCCAGACATTCAGGGAAGAGCCCTGCATCCAGGCCTGAGGTCAcaagccaggacacacagggttGTTGCTGGTAGGTAGACCGCTGCTCCCAGGAAGCTGGGCTGAGACCTAAGACTGAGGCCCATGGAGAAGTCAAGGAGGTCTCCGAGGTAAGGCCGCTGTGTGGGCAGGACTTGGTCTCCCGTATCTACCGCTGTCAGTGGTGGTTTTGCCTGAGCTGCAACTTGGGCTGTGTGTTGTGCGTCTCTAGCAGTGAACAAATCTGAGCAACCTCTTGGGGCATTGCACTGGGATGGCAACCGCCGGCACCGCCTGTTACTATGGAGATTCCAGGATGTCACTGGTCAGCTGAAGTCCCTCCCAAACATGGCATTCATTAAAAATGGTCTCTCTTGAATGTGGAAAGCCTGTACGGCTGGTGTTATTCTAGGCTTTccattctgtttcttctcttccttttttttttttttttttttttttttttttgagagaacatTTAAGCTCCACTTTTAGAATTATTGATAGCATTACAAAGTTTTGAGGTGGTGAAACTGCTGTGAACTGCGACTTGCCTCAAGATCATAACAAAATAACTTACAATGTCATCTGCTACCAGAAGTACAGTCGTTAATGCCCACTATCTTTTCCTAGAAAATTGAAATACCTGCACTGGACAGCCTCTGATAACGGTGTTTTTTTAAGTCTCTGCATCTCATCCaatccattttttctttccttccttcccttctttcttccttccttccttctttctttttggtgagaacatgtaagttctactctcttagcaaattttaattataccATACAGTgtcattaactatagtcaccatgatTACATTACATCCTCAGACCTTATTCATCCTAATACTGAAAGTTTGTACTCTTTTTACCAGCATCTCCCTATTTCCCTTTCCCCCATAAAACTGGCAACAATTTTTTTACTCTCTGTTTCTGAGTTCAACTTCTTCTTTTGGGAGGGGTTCCATATAAAAGTGCTACCATACAGTATTCGTCTTTCTCTAACTTATCTCCGCATGATGCCCTGTAAGTTTATatgtgttgtcacaaatgacagggTTTCCTTCTCTTTAGGTCTgaattatattccattgtgtatatccatgtatatgccacattttctttattcattcatcaattgacagacacttgagttgtttctacAGTTGGCTATTGTAAACGAGACTGTAATGGACATGGGAGTGCAGACATCTCTTTGAGAAAATGACCTTGTTTCCTTCGGATATTCCcggaagtgggattgctgggtcatctggTAGTTCTATTTGAATTCTATTTtagtttcttgaggaacctccGTAGTGGCTGGACTGACCTGCCTTCCCACCGACCGTGCACTGGCGCTCCCCCCACGTCTCCAGAATTTATCTCGTGGCTTTTACATGACAGCCACTCTGAAaggtgtgaagtaatatctcactgcagttttgaCATGCACTTCCCTAatgttgaacatgttttcatgtacctgttggtcatttgtatgttttctttggaaacatatctgttcaggtctttgcccattttaaaattgggttatttgtgtTTTTTGCTTTGAGTTGCATGAGTTccttgcatattttggatattaacctgttATTGGATATATGGTCGGCAAATCTCTCTCATTCCATAGGTTCCCTTTTCATCCTGCTGGTGGTTTCCTTTgccgtgcagaagctttttagctcaatatagtcccacttgtttgttttttttctattgttgcctttgcttttggtgtgAAATCCCCAAAAATTATTGCCAAGATGCTTTCCATTCTGTTTTCACGTGTCTCCCTGGCCCTCTGGTGCCCTCACCCACCTccggccccacccccacccccaccacggcATCTCTGAGGCTCATTAGGGTGAGAGTGTTCAGATGCTTTTTGCTCTCCAAAATCACTGCTACCGAGTCCCGGAGTTTAGCTTGAAGCAATTTTTCTCCTTCCCCAGTTCTAAGTCCAAATGCTTCTCTGAATTATTTTGTTTGGGCcatgtttcttataaactgtTTGCATCTGGGACTTTTTAAAACCCAATTTAAGGGTTTAGCCCTTTCACACATATTGTTACCAcaaatatgtttagttttatttatgctgttttgttttgtgttttctgtatgtttttttGTCCCTTCGCTTTTTGCCCTTTTCAGACTTAACTGGATTTGTgtgttccttcttctcttctaatGGCTTAAAAGTTATgcattatttctataattttttaataagcaTATTCAAACTTATTTTAATCTGTGTTGAGAATTAATGCCCAAAGCCACCTCTCTCTAAGTCAACAGTTCCTCCACTTCCCCTTTATCCtcttttatattttgtgaaaatCATCTAGAATTTTAGTTccagattattaattttttatgtatccCTTTCTtctgattaatttatttaaaattcattttgtccACAACCACATTATTAAcacattgttttattcatttcttggTTCAGCACTGCTTTTTATCctacattttcctctttctttctttgttttattattccaGAGGGATACATCTCCAAGTAATTCTTTTATAAAGTTTTGAGTGCAGTAACAT
This genomic interval carries:
- the CHRNB3 gene encoding neuronal acetylcholine receptor subunit beta-3, whose protein sequence is MMTLAGFVLVLIVLGITPSAAAEFSSIAENEDALLRHLFQGYQKWVRPVLNSNDTIKVYFGLKISQLVDVDEKNQLMTTNVWLKQEWTDHKLRWNPDEYGGIHSIKVPSESLWLPDIVLFENADGRFEGSLMTKVIVKSNGTVIWTPPASYKSSCTMDVTFFPFDRQNCSMKFGSWTYDGTMVDLVLMNENVDRKDFFDNGEWEILNAKGMKGNRRDGLYSYPFITYSFVLRRLPLFYTLFLIIPCLGLSFLTVLVFYLPSDEGEKLSLSTSVLVSLTVFLLVIEEIIPSSSKVIPLIGEYLLFIMIFVTLSIIVTVFVINVHHRSSSTYHPMAPWVKRLFLQKLPKLLCMKGHVDRYSFPDKEESEPVVKGKVLEKKKQKQFSDGEKVLITFLEKAADSIRYISRHVKKEHFISQVVQDWKFIAQVLDRIFLWLFLMVSVTGSVLIFTPALKMWLHSYH